One genomic region from Capra hircus breed San Clemente chromosome 18, ASM170441v1, whole genome shotgun sequence encodes:
- the CADM4 gene encoding cell adhesion molecule 4, which translates to MGRARRFQWPLLLLWAAAAGPGAGQEVQTENVTVAEGGVAEITCRLHQYDGSIVVIQNPARQTLFFNGTRALKDERFQLEEFSPRRVRIRLSDARLEDEGGYFCQLYTEDTHHQIATLTVLVAPENPIVEVREQAVEGGEVELSCLVPRSRPAAILRWYRDRKELKGVTSGQENGKVWSVASTVRFRVDRKDDGGIVTCEAQNQALPSGHSKQTQYVLDVQYSPTARIHASQAVVREGDTLVLTCAVTGNPRPNQIRWNRGNESLPERAEAVGETLTLPGLVSADNGTYTCEASNKHGHARALYVLVVYDPGAVVEAQTSVPYAIVGGILALLVFLIICVLVGMVWCSVRQKGSYLTHEASGLDEQGEAREAFLNGSDGHKRKEEFFI; encoded by the exons aTGGGCCGGGCCCGGCGCTTCCAgtggccgctgctgctgctgtgggcGGCCGCGGCGGGGCCAG GGGCAGGACAGGAAGTACAGACGGAGAATGTGACAGTGGCTGAGGGTGGGGTGGCCGAGATAACCTGCCGACTGCACCAGTATGATGGATCCATAGTTGTCATTCAGAACCCTGCCCGGCAGACCCTCTTCTTCAATGGTACCCGTG CCCTGAAGGATGAGCGTTTCCAGCTTGAGGAGTTCTCCCCGCGCCGGGTACGGATCCGGCTCTCAGATGCTCGCCTGGAGGACGAGGGGGGCTACTTCTGCCAGCTCTACACAGAGGACACCCACCACCAGATTGCCACGCTCACTGTACTGG TGGCCCCGGAGAATCCTATAGTGGAGGTCCGGGAACAGGCGGTGGAGGGCGGTGAGGTGGAGCTCAGCTGTCTTGTTCCACGGTCCCGCCCTGCTGCCATCCTGCGCTGGTACCGGGACCGAAAGGAACTGAAAG GAGTGACCAGCGGCCAGGAAAATGGCAAGGTCTGGAGCGTGGCAAGCACAGTGCGGTTTCGTGTAGACCGCAAGGACGATGGCGGTATCGTCACCTGCGAGGCGCAGAACCAGGCGCTACCCTCCGGACACAGCAAGCAGACGCAGTACGTGCTGGACGTGCAGT ACTCCCCCACGGCCCGGATCCATGCCTCCCAAGCTGTGGTGAGGGAGGGAGACACGCTGGTGCTGACGTGTGCTGTGACGGGGAACCCCAG GCCAAACCAGATCCGCTGGAACCGCGGTAATGAGTCTTTGCCAGAGCGGGCGGAGGCAGTCGGGGAGACGCTTACGCTGCCCGGCCTGGTATCCGCGGATAATGGCACCTACACCTGCGAGGCGTCGAACAAGCACGGCCACGCGAGGGCGCTCTATGTGCTCGTGGTCTACG ACCCTGGTGCGGTGGTAGAGGCTCAGACGTCGGTGCCCTATGCCATTGTGGGCGGCATCCTGGCGCTACTGGTGTTTCTGATCATCTGTGTGCTGGTGGGCATGGTCTGGTGCTCGGTACGGCAGAAGG GCTCCTATCTGACCCATGAGGCCAGTGGCTTGGATGAGCAGGGAGAAGCGAGAGAAGCCTTTCTCAATGGCAGCGATGGacacaagagaaaagaagaattcTTCATCTGa
- the SRRM5 gene encoding serine/arginine repetitive matrix protein 5, with protein sequence MPSPPTRAPKPSTSPAPTGPPMPAASPKPPASLKTPKSAAPNSPSASTKPSTAPNSVTSPSSSKSPKWAKTKTAPSNQPSHKSRVHSQARTPSKASTNTRASTDTRVSKTSKASGVRRPQHRGTRSRGRTPGRKGSRSSKRSANRASTPSRIRTHGARPSMPSKVRTPTSQQKQGRGKSYSRPRTSNQERSESHPGSVSRKKSYSPPGASDMGKSSSPAATSSRAKSYSPTRTPLEETGYSQSPSSSRRVKSYSQMITPSREWSFSPTEAFSRVESYNQGSMPSRPQSHSGSSSPSRPQSHSRSRTPRRARSHSRERAHSRVRSHSWKRNHSRARSRTRKGTPSQMGRQSQSRIHSKGKNYNQSRTPRKERSHSQSRSHSKESGYRRARTHSKERGRIWSRTPSKERDHSRSRTPSKDRDHSRSRTPSKERYYSRSRTPRRERDHRRSRTSSRGRDHSQPRPSSKERDHRRSRTSSRGRDHSQPRPSSKERDHSQTRTSSKERDHRRSRTSSKGRDHSQPRPSSKERDHSQTRTSSKERDHRRSRTSSKGRDHSQPRPSSRGRDHSQPRPSSKERDHSQTRPSRKERDHRRSRTSSKGRDHSQPRTPSKERDHSQTRTSRKERDHRRSRTPSKGRDHGRSRTPGKKRDHSRTRTSNQESDPNKESNSSQSTTPTSLSRKGSPSRAQSPNGKRTPSETRNHSQSRFLSRAPVPNQNDTQADTTASKAVSPGERSSSSSSKLA encoded by the coding sequence ATGCCTTCTCCACCTACGAGAGCCCCAAAGCCCAGCACATCTCCGGCACCCACTGGACCCCCGATGCCTGCAGCGTCTCCCAAGCCTCCCGCCTCCTTGAAGACCCCCAAATCGGCAGCGCCCAACAGCCCCTCGGCATCCACCAAACCGTCCACAGCCCCCAACTCGGTCACAAGCCCAAGCAGTTCCAAATCTCCCAAATGGGCGAAGACCAAGACAGCCCCTTCTAACCAGCCCAGCCACAAGTCGCGAGTCCACAGCCAGGCACGCACACCCAGCAAAGCCAGCACCAACACCCGGGCCAGCACTGACACCAGGGTCAGCAAGACCAGCAAGGCCAGCGGGGTAAGACGCCCCCAGCACCGAGGCACCCGCAGCCGGGGCAGAACTCCTGGCAGAAAGGGAAGCCGCAGCTCCAAGCGGTCAGCCAACAGGGCCAGCACGCCAAGCAGGATAAGAACTCACGGTGCCAGACCAAGCATGCCCAGCAAGGTGAGAACGCCTACTTCCCAGCAAAAACAGGGTAGGGGGAAGAGTTACAGCCGGCCTAGAACCAGCAACCAGGAAAGGAGTGAGAGCCACCCTGGAAGTGTGAGCCGAAAGAAGAGCTACAGCCCCCCAGGAGCCTCTGATATGGGTAAGAGTTCCAGCCCGGCTGCAACCTCCAGCAGGGCAAAGAGTTACAGCCCCACTCGAACTCCCTTAGAGGAGACAGGTTACAGCCAGTCTCCATCATCGTCGCGGAGGGTGAAGAGTTACAGTCAGATGATTACCCCCAGCAGGGAATGGAGTTTCAGCCCGACTGAAGCGTTCAGCAGGGTCGAGAGTTACAACCAGGGTAGTATGCCCAGCCGGCCCCAAAGTCACAGCGGGTCTAGCAGCCCCAGCCGGCCCCAAAGTCACAGCCGGTCTAGAACGCCCAGAAGGGCAAGAAGTCACAGTCGGGAGAGGGCCCACAGCAGGGTGAGAAGTCACAGTTGGAAGAGAAATCACAGCAGGGCAAGAAGTCGTACCCGGAAGGGAACTCCCAGTCAGATGGGAAGACAAAGTCAGTCAAGAATCCACAGCAAGGGGAAAAATTATAACCAATCTAGAACCCccagaaaggaaagaagtcaCAGCCAGTCTAGAAGCCACAGCAAGGAGAGCGGTTACAGGCGAGCTAGAACCCACAGCAAGGAGAGAGGTCGCATATGGTCTAGAACCCCCAGCAAAGAAAGAGACCACAGCCGATCTAGGACCCCCAGTAAAGATAGAGACCACAGTCGATCCAGAACCCCcagcaaggagagatattacAGCCGATCTAGAacccccagaagagagagagatcacAGACGATCTCGAACCTCCAGCAGGGGGAGAGATCACAGCCAACCTAGACCCTCCAGCAAGGAGAGAGATCACAGACGATCTCGAACCTCCAGCAGGGGGAGAGATCACAGCCAACCTAGACCCTCCAGCAAGGAGAGAGATCATAGCCAAACTAGAACCTCCAGCAAGGAGAGAGATCACAGACGATCTCGAACCTCCAGCAAGGGGAGAGATCACAGCCAACCTAGACCCTCCAGCAAGGAGAGAGATCACAGCCAAACTAGAACCTCCAGCAAGGAGAGAGATCACAGACGATCTCGAACCTCCAGCAAGGGGAGAGATCACAGCCAACCTAGACCCTCCAGCAGGGGGAGAGATCACAGCCAACCTAGACCCTCCAGCAAGGAGAGAGATCACAGCCAAACTAGACCCTCCAGAAAAGAGAGAGATCACAGACGATCTCGAACCTCCAGCAAGGGGAGAGATCACAGCCAACCTAGAACCCCCAGCAAGGAGAGAGATCACAGCCAAACTAGAACCTCCAGAAAAGAGAGAGATCACAGACGATCTCGAACCCCCAGCAAGGGGAGAGATCACGGCCGATCTAGAACTCCCGGAAAGAAGAGAGACCACAGCCGAACCAGAACGTCCAACCAAGAAAGTGACCCCAACAAGGAGAGCAATTCCAGCCAATCTACAACCCCCACCAGTCTCAGCAGGAAGGGATCCCCTAgcagagcacagagtcctaatggGAAGAGAACACCTAGCGAGACAAGGAACCACTCACAGTCAAGATTTCTTAGCAGAGCCCCAGTCCCAAACCAGAATGATACACAAGCCGACACTACCGCCTCTAAGGCCGTCTCACCTGGAGAAAGGTCCTCATCATCTTCTTCCAAGCTGGCGTAG
- the ZNF428 gene encoding zinc finger protein 428 isoform X2: MGVHQCGEQGWAQYCGPEHSSDSEYTLSEPDSEEEDEEEEEEEETTDDPEYDPGYKVKQRLGGGRGGPSRRAPRAAQPPGPPAQPCQLCGRSPLGEAPPGTPPCRLCCPAVAPQEAPAPETRALGEEEGAAPRAGEGRPTGRDEEEEEEEEEGTYHCTECEDSFDSLGELHGHFMLHARGEV, translated from the exons ATGGGGGTTCATCAGTGCGGAGAGCAGGGTTGGGCCCAATACTGCG GCCCCGAGCATTCCTCTGACTCCGAATACACTCTCTCAGAGCCAGACTCCgaagaggaagatgaggaagaagaggaggaggaggagaccacTGACGATCCTGAATATGACCCCGGCTACAAGGTGAAGCAGCGCCTGGGCGGGGGCCGTGGGGGCCCGTCCCGCCGGGCGCCCCGTGCGGCCCAGCCTCCTggccccccagcccagccctgccagcTCTGTGGCCGCTCACCCCTTGGGGAGGCCCCTCCGGGCACCCCACCTTGCCGGCTCTGCTGCCCTGCGGTAGCCCCCCAAGAAGCGCCAGCCCCTGAAACCCGGGCCCTCGGGGAGGAAGAGGGGGCCGCACCTCGGGCTGGGGAGGGCCGACCCACCGGgagggacgaggaggaggaggaggaggaagaggagggcacCTACCACTGCACCGAGTGCGAGGATTCCTTCGACAGCCTCGGCGAGCTGCACGGGCACTTCATGCTGCACGCCCGCGGGGAAGTGTAG
- the ZNF428 gene encoding zinc finger protein 428 isoform X1 gives MTETREPAETGGYASLEEDDEDLSPGPEHSSDSEYTLSEPDSEEEDEEEEEEEETTDDPEYDPGYKVKQRLGGGRGGPSRRAPRAAQPPGPPAQPCQLCGRSPLGEAPPGTPPCRLCCPAVAPQEAPAPETRALGEEEGAAPRAGEGRPTGRDEEEEEEEEEGTYHCTECEDSFDSLGELHGHFMLHARGEV, from the exons ATGACAGAGACCCGTGAGCCAGCTGAGACTGGGGGCTACGCCAGCTTGGAAGAAGATGATGAGGACCTTTCTCCAG GCCCCGAGCATTCCTCTGACTCCGAATACACTCTCTCAGAGCCAGACTCCgaagaggaagatgaggaagaagaggaggaggaggagaccacTGACGATCCTGAATATGACCCCGGCTACAAGGTGAAGCAGCGCCTGGGCGGGGGCCGTGGGGGCCCGTCCCGCCGGGCGCCCCGTGCGGCCCAGCCTCCTggccccccagcccagccctgccagcTCTGTGGCCGCTCACCCCTTGGGGAGGCCCCTCCGGGCACCCCACCTTGCCGGCTCTGCTGCCCTGCGGTAGCCCCCCAAGAAGCGCCAGCCCCTGAAACCCGGGCCCTCGGGGAGGAAGAGGGGGCCGCACCTCGGGCTGGGGAGGGCCGACCCACCGGgagggacgaggaggaggaggaggaggaagaggagggcacCTACCACTGCACCGAGTGCGAGGATTCCTTCGACAGCCTCGGCGAGCTGCACGGGCACTTCATGCTGCACGCCCGCGGGGAAGTGTAG